One genomic segment of Ricinus communis isolate WT05 ecotype wild-type chromosome 5, ASM1957865v1, whole genome shotgun sequence includes these proteins:
- the LOC8276139 gene encoding transmembrane protein 33 homolog isoform X1: protein MAEEREEAQKIKKMAAAAYDYENDPRWADYWSNILIPPHLASRSDVVDHFKRKFYQRYIDPELVVEAMTSTGSSQPTKSSSSSASSGTSNDHTRSRNTGSAARASGASATTGLNANPTSVRWDRQTIQFSVNAWVFVVAVLAIIPLVPRNLSNRAYRLSFMGTACSSLYSLYTLYGRPRALNLQGLQAYFQSIIATKDFIYFIYCLTFVTSHLCLKFALIPILCRALEQVAKFLRHNFSRSTLYRKYLEDPCVWVESNTATLSILSSHAEIGLGFLLILSLFSWQRNIIQTFMYWQLLKLMHHAPVTAGYHQSVWAKVGRSVNPLVHRYCPFLNTPISAAQRWWLR from the exons ATGGcagaagagagagaagaagcacagaagataaagaaaatggCGGCGGCTGCATATGATTACGAGAACGACCCAAGATGGGCTGATTACTGGTCTAATATTCTCATCCCGCCTCACTTAGCTTCTCGCTCTGATGTTGTCGATCACTTCAAGCGCAAGTTCTATCAGCGTTACATC GATCCTGAACTTGTTGTTGAGGCAATGACATCAACTGGTTCATCTCAACCAACAAAATCGTCTTCATCTTCAGCATCATCAGGGACTTCAAATGATCACACTCGGTCACGGAATACAG GGTCAGCTGCTAGAGCATCTGGGGCATCAGCAACTACAGGTCTAAATGCTAATCCTACTTCTGTCCGCTGGGATCGTCAAACTATACAATTCTCTGTCAATGCTTGG GTTTTTGTTGTGGCTGTGCTTGCCATCATTCCTCTTGTACCCAGAAATCTTTCAAATAGGGCGTATCGTTTGTCGTTTATGGGCACAGCATGTTCATCTCTGTATTCCTTGTACACGCTATATGGG AGGCCAAGGGCACTGAATCTGCAGGGTTTGCAAGCTTACTTTCAGTCAATAATTGCAACCaaagattttatttactttatctACTGTCTGACATTTGTCACTTCACATCTTTGCCTCAAAT TTGCTTTGATTCCCATTTTATGCCGAGCACTGGAGCAGGTTGCAAAATTCTTAAGGCACAATTTCAGTCGTTCCACCTTATACAG GAAATACCTTGAAGACCCTTGCGTGTGGGTGGAGTCAAACACAGCTACCCTTAGTATTCTTTCCTCGCATGCTGAAATTGGACTTGGTTTCCTCTTAATTCTCTCTTTGTTCTC GTGGCAGCGAAACATTATACAAACATTCATGTACTGGCAG CTTTTGAAGCTTATGCATCATGCGCCTGTCACTGCTGGTTATCATCAGAGTGTATGGGCAAAGGTTGGGAGGAGTGTCAATCCACTTGTCCACCGGTATTGCCCATTCTTGAATACTCCAATTTCTGCTGCTCAAAGGTGGTGGTTGAGGTAG
- the LOC8276139 gene encoding transmembrane protein 33 homolog isoform X2 gives MAEEREEAQKIKKMAAAAYDYENDPRWADYWSNILIPPHLASRSDVVDHFKRKFYQRYIDPELVVEAMTSTGSSQPTKSSSSSASSGTSNDHTRSRNTAARASGASATTGLNANPTSVRWDRQTIQFSVNAWVFVVAVLAIIPLVPRNLSNRAYRLSFMGTACSSLYSLYTLYGRPRALNLQGLQAYFQSIIATKDFIYFIYCLTFVTSHLCLKFALIPILCRALEQVAKFLRHNFSRSTLYRKYLEDPCVWVESNTATLSILSSHAEIGLGFLLILSLFSWQRNIIQTFMYWQLLKLMHHAPVTAGYHQSVWAKVGRSVNPLVHRYCPFLNTPISAAQRWWLR, from the exons ATGGcagaagagagagaagaagcacagaagataaagaaaatggCGGCGGCTGCATATGATTACGAGAACGACCCAAGATGGGCTGATTACTGGTCTAATATTCTCATCCCGCCTCACTTAGCTTCTCGCTCTGATGTTGTCGATCACTTCAAGCGCAAGTTCTATCAGCGTTACATC GATCCTGAACTTGTTGTTGAGGCAATGACATCAACTGGTTCATCTCAACCAACAAAATCGTCTTCATCTTCAGCATCATCAGGGACTTCAAATGATCACACTCGGTCACGGAATACAG CTGCTAGAGCATCTGGGGCATCAGCAACTACAGGTCTAAATGCTAATCCTACTTCTGTCCGCTGGGATCGTCAAACTATACAATTCTCTGTCAATGCTTGG GTTTTTGTTGTGGCTGTGCTTGCCATCATTCCTCTTGTACCCAGAAATCTTTCAAATAGGGCGTATCGTTTGTCGTTTATGGGCACAGCATGTTCATCTCTGTATTCCTTGTACACGCTATATGGG AGGCCAAGGGCACTGAATCTGCAGGGTTTGCAAGCTTACTTTCAGTCAATAATTGCAACCaaagattttatttactttatctACTGTCTGACATTTGTCACTTCACATCTTTGCCTCAAAT TTGCTTTGATTCCCATTTTATGCCGAGCACTGGAGCAGGTTGCAAAATTCTTAAGGCACAATTTCAGTCGTTCCACCTTATACAG GAAATACCTTGAAGACCCTTGCGTGTGGGTGGAGTCAAACACAGCTACCCTTAGTATTCTTTCCTCGCATGCTGAAATTGGACTTGGTTTCCTCTTAATTCTCTCTTTGTTCTC GTGGCAGCGAAACATTATACAAACATTCATGTACTGGCAG CTTTTGAAGCTTATGCATCATGCGCCTGTCACTGCTGGTTATCATCAGAGTGTATGGGCAAAGGTTGGGAGGAGTGTCAATCCACTTGTCCACCGGTATTGCCCATTCTTGAATACTCCAATTTCTGCTGCTCAAAGGTGGTGGTTGAGGTAG
- the LOC8276139 gene encoding uncharacterized protein LOC8276139 isoform X3, with protein MTSTGSSQPTKSSSSSASSGTSNDHTRSRNTGSAARASGASATTGLNANPTSVRWDRQTIQFSVNAWVFVVAVLAIIPLVPRNLSNRAYRLSFMGTACSSLYSLYTLYGRPRALNLQGLQAYFQSIIATKDFIYFIYCLTFVTSHLCLKFALIPILCRALEQVAKFLRHNFSRSTLYRKYLEDPCVWVESNTATLSILSSHAEIGLGFLLILSLFSWQRNIIQTFMYWQLLKLMHHAPVTAGYHQSVWAKVGRSVNPLVHRYCPFLNTPISAAQRWWLR; from the exons ATGACATCAACTGGTTCATCTCAACCAACAAAATCGTCTTCATCTTCAGCATCATCAGGGACTTCAAATGATCACACTCGGTCACGGAATACAG GGTCAGCTGCTAGAGCATCTGGGGCATCAGCAACTACAGGTCTAAATGCTAATCCTACTTCTGTCCGCTGGGATCGTCAAACTATACAATTCTCTGTCAATGCTTGG GTTTTTGTTGTGGCTGTGCTTGCCATCATTCCTCTTGTACCCAGAAATCTTTCAAATAGGGCGTATCGTTTGTCGTTTATGGGCACAGCATGTTCATCTCTGTATTCCTTGTACACGCTATATGGG AGGCCAAGGGCACTGAATCTGCAGGGTTTGCAAGCTTACTTTCAGTCAATAATTGCAACCaaagattttatttactttatctACTGTCTGACATTTGTCACTTCACATCTTTGCCTCAAAT TTGCTTTGATTCCCATTTTATGCCGAGCACTGGAGCAGGTTGCAAAATTCTTAAGGCACAATTTCAGTCGTTCCACCTTATACAG GAAATACCTTGAAGACCCTTGCGTGTGGGTGGAGTCAAACACAGCTACCCTTAGTATTCTTTCCTCGCATGCTGAAATTGGACTTGGTTTCCTCTTAATTCTCTCTTTGTTCTC GTGGCAGCGAAACATTATACAAACATTCATGTACTGGCAG CTTTTGAAGCTTATGCATCATGCGCCTGTCACTGCTGGTTATCATCAGAGTGTATGGGCAAAGGTTGGGAGGAGTGTCAATCCACTTGTCCACCGGTATTGCCCATTCTTGAATACTCCAATTTCTGCTGCTCAAAGGTGGTGGTTGAGGTAG
- the LOC8276139 gene encoding uncharacterized protein LOC8276139 isoform X4 has product MTSTGSSQPTKSSSSSASSGTSNDHTRSRNTAARASGASATTGLNANPTSVRWDRQTIQFSVNAWVFVVAVLAIIPLVPRNLSNRAYRLSFMGTACSSLYSLYTLYGRPRALNLQGLQAYFQSIIATKDFIYFIYCLTFVTSHLCLKFALIPILCRALEQVAKFLRHNFSRSTLYRKYLEDPCVWVESNTATLSILSSHAEIGLGFLLILSLFSWQRNIIQTFMYWQLLKLMHHAPVTAGYHQSVWAKVGRSVNPLVHRYCPFLNTPISAAQRWWLR; this is encoded by the exons ATGACATCAACTGGTTCATCTCAACCAACAAAATCGTCTTCATCTTCAGCATCATCAGGGACTTCAAATGATCACACTCGGTCACGGAATACAG CTGCTAGAGCATCTGGGGCATCAGCAACTACAGGTCTAAATGCTAATCCTACTTCTGTCCGCTGGGATCGTCAAACTATACAATTCTCTGTCAATGCTTGG GTTTTTGTTGTGGCTGTGCTTGCCATCATTCCTCTTGTACCCAGAAATCTTTCAAATAGGGCGTATCGTTTGTCGTTTATGGGCACAGCATGTTCATCTCTGTATTCCTTGTACACGCTATATGGG AGGCCAAGGGCACTGAATCTGCAGGGTTTGCAAGCTTACTTTCAGTCAATAATTGCAACCaaagattttatttactttatctACTGTCTGACATTTGTCACTTCACATCTTTGCCTCAAAT TTGCTTTGATTCCCATTTTATGCCGAGCACTGGAGCAGGTTGCAAAATTCTTAAGGCACAATTTCAGTCGTTCCACCTTATACAG GAAATACCTTGAAGACCCTTGCGTGTGGGTGGAGTCAAACACAGCTACCCTTAGTATTCTTTCCTCGCATGCTGAAATTGGACTTGGTTTCCTCTTAATTCTCTCTTTGTTCTC GTGGCAGCGAAACATTATACAAACATTCATGTACTGGCAG CTTTTGAAGCTTATGCATCATGCGCCTGTCACTGCTGGTTATCATCAGAGTGTATGGGCAAAGGTTGGGAGGAGTGTCAATCCACTTGTCCACCGGTATTGCCCATTCTTGAATACTCCAATTTCTGCTGCTCAAAGGTGGTGGTTGAGGTAG